The genomic interval CCAACGCCGTGATGTGCGGTCTGCTGAAGTCCGACTTCAGTGGCCTGACCATGTACTCCGAAGTGCTGCAGGACTCCACCTTCGAGCTGATCGATGCCGGCAAGATGGACTTCGCTTCGGGCTGCTCCATGACCCTCTCCGAAGAGTGCGGCAAGCGCGTGTTCGGCAACATGGAGAAGTACAAGGACAAGCTGGTGCTGCGTCCGCAGGAAATCTCCAACCTGCCGGAAATCGCCCGCCGTCTCGGCATCATCGGCATTAACACCGCGCTGGAATTCGACATCTACGGCAACGTCAACTCCACCCACGTTGGCGGCACCAAGATGATGAACGGCATCGGTGGTTCCGGCGACTTCGCCCGTAACGCCCATACCTCGATCTTCGTCACCAAGTCCATTGCCAAGGGCGGCGCGATCTCCAGCGTGGTGCCGATGGTCGGCCACGTCGACCATTGCGAACACGACGTGGACGTCGTGGTGACCGAGCAGGGCCTGGCCGACCTGCGTGGCCTGGCGCCGCGCGAGCGCGCCCGTGCCATCATCGACAACTGCGTGCATCCGGACTACCGCGCTGCGCTGAACGACTACTTCGAGCGCGCCTGCGCCAAGGGCGGTCAGACCCCGCACATCCTGCGCGAAGCCCTGGAGTGGCACATCAACCTGGAAGAGCGTGGCAGCATGCTGGCCAAAGGCTAACGCCCGAGGTTCGCTCGACCCTGAAAACCGCGGCCCTCGGGCCGCGGTTTTCGTTTGGGCGCCAGATGGGCCGGGTGCGAAGGGTGGCTGGCCCGGGCGGCATTGCGCTCCTACTTGCACGACTTGCGCCGTGCACCCTCCGACCGCGCTCCATGAACTCTTCCGGCAGGGGCGCTGAAGCGCTCTTGCGCCATGTCTTCCGCCGGAACTGCCAGACAGCGCTAAAGGTTCCTGCTCCAGGAGGGCAGGCAGAGTCGTCGTGGTGACCTGGCTCGTCCAGCCCGTCGCCCGTCACCTTCAGTATTGCTGGGGTGGAGCGGATCGGTGCGACTGGCGAAGGCGGTCTGCCATGAAAACGGCAGCTGTCGGCGGAATTGCCTCCCTATGCGGGCTTCAGACCCGCCGCCATCCTGCCCACACCTTTCTCAGCGCGGATAGAGCGGCGGCAAATGGCTCTGTCCTGGGGCTGTGCCCGTCTCCTCGGCCGGCGGCAGATCGCGGATCGCCTGCCAGAGATCCTCGCCCTGCCAGCGCTGGCCGCTCTCGCTGTAGAGCGCGCCGTTCAACCCGTCGAGGGCGTCCGACAGGGGCACGAAGCGTGCCGCCATCGCGGCCAGGGTTTCCGGTTGCTGGCGGGCCCAGGCGTCGAGGGCCTGGCGGGTCGCCTGGGTGTCGTTGGCCTGGCAGGCGCGGCGCAGGTCGTCGAGCAGGCTGCGTGGACTCGGCCCGACGATGGCACTGCGCAGCACCGCCGGCTGGCGGCGGGCGCGCCACCAGAGGCCGAAGCCGAGCAGGGTGGTACAGAACAGCAGGGCGCTGGCCAGTTGCCAGATCCAGAGCTTCTGCCCCGGCAGGGGGCGGGAAGCAGTGCCGGGCTGCGATGGCTCCTCGGCCAGCGCCGGATTCTCCGCCACCATCAGGGTACGCGCCGGCAGGCGGGTGTGCTCCAGACGGTCGTGAACGGTGTTCCACCAAACCACCTCCTGCGCCGGCAGTTCGATGCGACCATCGCGGGTCGGCACCAGGGCCTCGCGCTCCTCGCGGCTGCCGATCAGGCCGCGCTCGCCTGCCTGGCTGGCAAGTTGCGGCTGGTCGGGGTAGCGGCGCAGGCCGTCGACCGTCGGGCTGACCAGCGGCGGCAACTGAGCGCCGCTCAGCCCGTCGGCCTTGAGAGTCAGCTGGCGGGTCAGCGACTCGCCGGCCCGCGCCTGTTCCGGCGCGGGACTCCAGTTCTCGCTCAGGATGAGCGCGCGGGCCGGCAGCCAGGGCGCGTCGGCAGGGTATTCG from Azotobacter salinestris carries:
- a CDS encoding BatD family protein; protein product: MIRPFCILLLCLLAWTALGEEFTARVDRTRLGTGETLELTLESSDPAPLGKPDLSPLEEHFEVLGTRQVNRPSSTTGDFRNATHWIVTLQPRRPGQLTIPPLRLGDRQTQAIVLHVQQSAVETAPARLASVFIDATLDRESVYVQAQVVLTLRIYHSVSLYDDSSLSPLQMTDARVEALGAPRTYETTVNGVRHGVIEVRYALFPQHSGELLIPAQAFTATEVSRTPDRNGLLPFGPHSGRQIRVESPAIPLIVKARPAEYPADAPWLPARALILSENWSPAPEQARAGESLTRQLTLKADGLSGAQLPPLVSPTVDGLRRYPDQPQLASQAGERGLIGSREEREALVPTRDGRIELPAQEVVWWNTVHDRLEHTRLPARTLMVAENPALAEEPSQPGTASRPLPGQKLWIWQLASALLFCTTLLGFGLWWRARRQPAVLRSAIVGPSPRSLLDDLRRACQANDTQATRQALDAWARQQPETLAAMAARFVPLSDALDGLNGALYSESGQRWQGEDLWQAIRDLPPAEETGTAPGQSHLPPLYPR